The genomic stretch tgagatgcaagccggttacaattgataaagtttggattactgcttgttatatgtttcacatgatagtttaatttggtcagtttagtgttcatatggtagaatactcgatagttaattgatttatgatgttgtttacatgttacattacatgttacattaaatatgacatttcgtggctgggaggactcgaagttactccccactgaattgtggctttcgtgtttgtataaaatgcgattgacaggttgatgatgattagatggggtacacagacgagctagtgagcaaaagaaccttggacctagtttggttatattttgtagtaaacctttaaacttatggttgtgtttatattttggagggacatatgtctccctctcttactttggtttgtatcactttattctcgtgACTTTAGctctatgttatgtaaattagtttgttagtttttgcaggttttggcactcttcatttggaaatgtttgtgaatggtttagaaaagttttttttaaaattacaggttttatctagttgaaccaattacaaacatatcctgtcagtttttctgtagaatttacgtgtttatttaacgctgaaaatgagggtgtcacagttggtatcagagcatatttgttCCCGACGCACgttagtgatttaaaactatatagtataattaatttgtataactttctttaattacattaaagtcccttggtttctagaattaatatatagtattgatatgatGATTTTACATCATTCTCTAATCTCTACAGCTgccttttataaaaaaaattccaGTCCTCGTAAATATTACTCGTACTGGTATAGTTTTCAGTCACGAGAATACACATTGGTAATCGTTTCATCTCCTGTGTGCACATATGGAGCTCCATAATCCATATCCGTCCGCCATATCGCTAGCCTCGTCAACAACTGCAGAACCAAAAAAATGAGGCGGCTTTGGTGTCGGAAGGCGAATAGCTTGACCATTAAGGGCAGCAACAATGGAGGTCATTCTTGGCCTATTAATAGCATGTTCTTGGGTACACAATAATCCTAATTGGATGCATTTTAGTACttcttgttcaaagaatgaaacaATTTGATTTGATAATTAGCTAAACCTCTTTTCTAGAAACCCAACTCTTAAAAAGAAATCTGAAAGTCATCATTTAAATCCAAGCCAtttaaaaagataaaaaggattttcgaaaagTGAAACCGAGTTTCAAGTGTTACGGACCAAGGTAACAGTCCAGGCTATTGTTACTTGCAAGAGTAACAGTAGTCttgactgttgttgttgttgcgtttaaatactctactccctaacttgtacattagatgacacaattGATTCTAAATCTAGGGTAGCAAATTATcagccattcttgactttgacattgattaattcttgcttGAGGAGGGTGCATTATTCTTGAAAAGGTACACTTAGAAACACGTTAaattgggcatgtcatcatcaacaaatatgTCCTAACAGCAATCATCAAAGCCGTATGCACTTTCCCTTTACTGATATtttccctcactcaaatgcccattgggcttgaagagtggttggtTGTACACCGGCTCCCCCGTGccgtgtgctgggtttccacttcgagtttttgaggagttttgaggtttccaggatttgaacccgtgaccttcggtcacactggctctaataccatgatagatgaaccaactcaaccaaaaccttaaggtgatggttgaggtccaactactataaatattcctattagatACAAATGTATATCATGCTCTCGACTAACTAACAAACGGAGTACGACACTATAACTTACCAGGTAAGTTTTGGCGTGTAGGCTTCGTTTTCGAGTTAGTGGTTGGTGACGATGTGTCTGGTTCCGATGCAAATGCCGGCTGTAATGCTTGTGAAGCAGGTATGGAGAGTAGTCTTGCAGAATTAATGTGCACATACACAGAATGTCAGAATGCAAGAGATTTAAAAATGAAGTAGAAGTAGTCTCAAATTCCGAAAGCTTTAAGTTAAATTGTATTAACTTAAACAAGCTTACTACAGACGGATTATAAACTTGAATCACAACGCCGAGTTTTAGTGACTTTACCAACTACACTAACTGAGATCTGTAGAATATAAGCAAATGTAGAAAAACAAATCAGTCTAATAAAACCGAACAAGAACCTGGCTATAGCAGCAGAgggtgtaacaccccacggtaattgaagaggtccaatgataggcttaaatgactagtgcttaaagggattggaagtactactcatatcaacaaagtgcactttcttttatggtcatccatgcaaaagaactccacagttaagcgtgcttgactgggagtagtcttaggatgggtgacctcctaggaaggtttccgggaagcgcatgagtgaggacaaaatgcgctataaagaaCCCGTGTTGaactgtgggccatgtacacagcctggtgagctatcataagtaaccgctcccgacccagtttgggccggggtgttacaagtggtatcagagcaaccctgcgaccatgtggtgatgggaggcagttgttatacgctcctggaggcagttttatacgctccattgtgatcacccactaagcgggggaggattctgggttagcggttatgctctcAGGCGCAACGaagacgttgcgttcttcaagtgggggtgattgtaacaccccacgttaattaaagaggtccagtgataggcttaaatgactagtgcttaaagggatttgaagtactactcatatcaacaaagtgcactttcttttatggccatccatgcgaaagaactccaaagttaagcgtgcttgactgggagtagtcttaggatgggtgacatCCTGGGAAGGTTtgcgggatgcgcatgagtgaggacagaATGCGCTATAAAAGACCCGTGTtaatctgtgggccatgtacacagcctggtgagctatcataagtaaccgctcccgacccagtTTGGATCGGGGTGTTACAGAGGGGCAGAAAGTGATGTTATATGAAGCCGTCCTCGAACCATCGCAAGCGAAGGTGTCAGTGTTGTCAAAAGCGTAGCTAAAAGCTCGTGAACAAGGCCTTTTGAAAATCAATGATGCCAACGAAAAATTGGAAAGCTGACAGTCAGATGCACTGCTGCAACAAAATTGGTCCGTACCAAACACATCACAGGGAGTTTTACATCCAACTATGGTACTATTATTAGTCTTACTTACCACCCTGAGCTTAGCGAGCTGGCACGATTTTTGAAGGTCAAACACGTACCCAATGACTTTGCACCCAGGCAGACTGGCAACACTTGGAGCAACCAACAAAGGGAGGTTATACCCAGCTAGCACACTAACGTCGTAGAAGTCCTCGTTATTAAATTGACCCAAACTAAACTCGGCCAAAGTGACTGGAGTTATGTATGATGAAGTGCATTGGATATTACCAGTGGTGCAGACGCCGGTCTGGCATGAGAAATGGCCAGTTGATTTATTAATTGAGCAAAGGGTTCGTCCCCATACTCGACCATTCCATTCAGTTGAAATGGCAACGACACTGGATTCGCCTTCATGGAGGGCGAATCCAAATACGTTAGCTGATCCTGTGCCAGAAGAAGTTGCTATAGCTGGCCAAACCGTGTAGCTGcagttatttattattgttaatgttTTGGCATTTCCTGCTGTCAAATGAAATTCACATGATCAGAAGAGGATTTTTATTTAGAATTAATATGATAAATTATGTTGGTTTGCTAATTAAAATGGACTTACCTGAAAACAGATGAATTTGCAGAATAAGGCTTAGCAAGGAGAATGCTTGTGCAAACGTAGCCATAATGCGGAAAAAAACGTGGTTGTATAAATATAACACGAGGCAAAAGTTTTGGTGTTTGATTAAGCTTTTTTTAGTAGGTCTACAATTCCGTGTCATAATTGTaagggatattctacggtgtacccctGAATTTTTGAGTTTTCTAAGTTGTACTCCTGCTTTTTTAAAATTCTATGTCATACCCCTAAACTCTATATTATAGTCTATAACATGACCTTATTAATTATCTTTGTTAACGTAATTCGTTAGTTGATCGACTATTTCAGTCATTCATGCACCAATCACTCCTTAACACACCCGCTTAGTTATTAGCCCATCTAATTATCAACTAACTCGCTTAATAATCAACTAACATTTCCAAAAATGCACAAAACTttcatttcgtttttttttgctTCTTTAAATAGGTATTAAAGGTAATTTGTAATTGTTTAAAGTTAGTTTGTGATTATTATCATAAAAGAAGATGATATGATGTTAATCAATGAGATTTGAGGTTAAAGAACGATTGTTAAGAGACAACGAGTGAAGAGAGTGTTGAAAGAGGTCATTATACGGATGAAGTAAAGAGTTCAGGAGTACATCGTGGAATATAAAAAAAAGCAAGGGTACAACATGGAAAACGCAAAAACTCAAGGGTACACCATAAAATTTCCCTAATTGTAAAGATTGTACAAGACAACACTAGTGTttttagagcatccgcaaaggtggaaaAATAGCTCCCTATATGTACCCTCTCTCCTCATATGGGCATCCTCATTGTTGCACCAACCTTCCCATTATTTGGCCATTTGGGGCTCCAATGTTTTTAGAGAAGGTTCCCAAAAAAAAGCAAGacaatttgtgttacttttggAGAGGTTCCCAAATGTTTGTGTGGGAATTAGGGAACCCCATTGTCGCATAAATGTAGttatgaaatggggagggtaaatgaaaaagttattggaaaatgaggtggacaaataagagaaagaaagagaaaatatgggAAGCCTCACCTTTGCGTATGCTCTTAGTAGGTTTACAATTCCTGTCATAAATGTAAAGATTGTACTTGCTTTATATTCATATATGCCAATATACGTTTTCTCTAGTTCATATTTTAGCTACATGTTACTAAAATTATAAGAGTTTGATTTTCTTAATTCATTCGGTGAGACGATTTAAACAAGATCTCAGATGACTATATTTTATGTTATAtattagagcatccgcaaaggtggaaaAATAGCTCCCCATATGCACCCTCTCTCCTCATATGGGCATCCTCATTGTTGCACCAACCTCCCATTATTTGAGGCTCCACTGTTTTTAGGGAAGGTCCCCCAAAAAAAAATGTAAGACAAATTGTGTTACTTAtggggaggttcccaaatttttgtgtgtgaattggggaaccccattgttgcataAATGGTAGACATGTAGTTATGAAATGAGGAGGGTAAATGAAAaaattagtggaaaatgaggtggacgaataagagaaggaaagagaaaatatgaGAAGCCCTACCTTTGTGGATGCTCTTAGAAGTTGTATTGAAAATTCTCCTAACTAATAAATAGTGTCCAAAAAGTAAATGTAACGAGACAAATGAAACGGAGTGAGTACAAGACAACACAAGTGCCAAAAAGTTGGACCAATTGGGGTTTGAAAAGTTTTAAGTGCAATACAGTATCGGTAGACGGAtgatttaataattaattagtctcattgtagatgggtatatccgtctaaagatataaataggttaaatactcccttcataccacaccaatggtaacatggacccacttttcccctcacaaaaagtgggtccatgttaccattggtgtggtatggagggagtatgtcaCAACTTTTATAATAAGACAATTCCCCACCATCCCACAAAGTGATATATTTGACCTGCTACAACTTTAGACCGATAATGTCTATTTAAAGTGAGATTTTGTGTTTAATAATACAAATATTATGAATCACTTGAATAAAAAGTTAGTTACTTAAAAAAACCGTTTTACAAACTTTTCATGTAAAATCTTTTCACACAAAAAATTTGTATAGTAAagaaatacaacaatattacTTCAGTGTTTCAATGACTCCCGCAAATTGCGAGATAGGGGTCGGATGTACTTACCCTTATGTAGTAGAGAAATATTGAAACAATAAATGTCGACCCAATTGTACTGAATTTTTGGAAAGCCTTTTCACAGCTAGTTCTTATCCATCCTCAATTGTACCCTGTTCAAAAACTCGTTTAATTTCAAGAAAACCTAACTTAATATATTCATGACCATGTCATGAACATAAATCAAGGTTGAGACATAAAAATTagaaattactcccttttaaaaaatttcctaaaattactCTCCTAAGTTGCATTTTGACCCAAAATTGTTTCAAAACTCTAACTTAATTGACTTATTTCATCTGTTGTTGAACTCTTCCTCAATTTGTATACATAGTTATACGGTTATACctttcaaagtataaattgggtaTGTCGCAAATGAAATATATTAAAAAACAGATGAAATATATCACTTAAATTAAAGTTTCAAGCAATTTTAATAGTAGAGAACTGTTTCCACTTGCATTTTAATGAGATAAGCTGTGGTCAATGTCTAAATCTGCTATACTCTTGATTGATTTACGGACAGAATTATTCAGATGCTATTACACATGCTAAAATAGTAAAATACATGTTTACGGTTATTATTGTCTTTCTTTCCCACCTAATACTCCAATGAGCCATAGTTTTCGATGCAATATAATGAAATGATCAATTTAGAGTAAGACCCTGACGAAGAATGAATGTCTTACCAGTTACAGTCATCGTGAAAACAAAGTTAAGCTGTTCGCATCATTTGATGCAACCCAATACTTTATCAAAAACAATTACACAAAGGTCTGAGATTCTGATGCTCTAAAATTGTAACTCTCTTGTCAGCAGTCTTTAATCCCCAGCAACTGcaattaatattgtaatcaaccaAGAACAGTTAGCTAACAGTAGAGCACCTCGAGGCACATAGTTATCCAACGAACTTACTGATTCTGCAATTTGTGACTTTAGAAGAAAGAAAATGCAGTAATTCTAGTGTGAAACTGTCTCAGATCACAATGTGAGACAGTCCCATTATATAAAAAAGACAACTCATTTATTAGCACCAAATGCAcaaatattttaaaataaaatggactctctTATCCTAGAATTTGTGTAGAAAATGATACTAAAAAGTTGATGTATGAAAGAAAAGAAGCTACAGCTAGTTACGAATTTGTGCTGTAATAATTACTACTCCATACATAGTGAAAATCTGATATTAAGTCCTAGCTAAGACAAGAATCATTATactttcaaataatttcaaatgcAAATTTTCTTCCAAAAATCAATGTTTGTTATTCTGGCGTCAACTAAGGCCGTAAATGCTCTTGAAAGCGGTTTTATTCATGACATTACAAAGCTATCTTATTCAGACCCTTGTATCAAAACCAAAACCACAGTAGCAGGTCTTGTAAGTGACGAGAGGAAACCATGAAATCAGAAACATTAGCCAAATAGCCAGGGAATGTAAAGCAATACATTTCAGCTCATTGAAAGTTTCTTAAACGACTTTTGGCACTGTCAACTTCCTAGCTCCCCTCTGCCCCTTCCCAAGATCTCCATAATAGGTAGTTAGGTATCCGAAGTTTGATTGGAGAACAAGAGAACGAAGAAGGAAACAAATATTAGAGACTTAAAAGGAATAAACATTTTTTGCTCATAACAGTCACTTAATctcatcatttgtttacctttgatcaAAATACTTCTTACAAGGAATAAAAAAAAGCacacaaatgattgagacgaagtAAGTGCATTATATGATCTCTTAAACGGTTAATTTGAACACTATTTTTGGTCTTAGTGTAGATGATTGAGAAATGAGAAATTACGCGTCTTATTATAGAAATATATCGACCATATATTTTGGATATATGGAGatatattgttgtatattttAGATGATTTGTTACCTTATTTCTAGGATGTACATTAGGGTAGTTTTGACTCCTACGTTGGTTGTGTGTAGTATATAATCTCATGCTTGTAACCCTCTTTTTCGATTATCAATTAATTCGGCTATTAGCCAATCTTTCACACAACATTATTTCTCAGTTTATCATGGTATCATCGGAGCAGGTTTGATCCTTGCATCCGTCATTTTTTTTCCGAATTCAATACACCTTCACTATTCATCATGACAAAAATCGGAGATTCCGGTTTTGACGGTGGAAAAGGGAAAGGCAGTGGTACCGAAACAATGACTATACCTCTGTCCTCTCCTCTATTCCTATATCCTTCCGATAGTCCGAGTCTCAAATTGACTCAAACGATTTTCAATGGCGATAATTACGATCTCTGTGCTGATGCGGTGAAAAACGGGCTTGACGCGAAAAATAAGTTAGGCTTCATTGATGGGACCGTTAAGAAACCCGAGGGATCCGAAGAAGATAATTATGAAGTGGTGGCTTGGCGTCAATGCAACGCCATGATCAAGGCTTGGTTGCGGAATGTGATAGACGAGAAGTTGCATCCAAGCATTGCTTTTTCTGGCACTATTGTCGAGATCTGGAAGGAACTAAAGGAACGGTATGCAGCAGGTAATGCTCCCCGTGTTCATCAACTCAAGGCTGATTTGATAGAGTGCAGGCAAGGGAATCGTTCCGTTGTTGATTACTATACTAATCTGAAATCAATATGGGACGAGTTAGCCACTTATAGCCGTGTCCCAGTATGTACTTGCGGTGCCAGAGCAGAGTTTCttaaggagaaagaggaggagaaAGTTCATCAATTCATTATGGGGCTCAACACAGCTTTATATGATAATCTTCGCTCCAACTTGTTGATGGATGATGACCTGACTTCTCTAAATCGTGTTTATGCCATCGTTTTGCGAGAGGAGCGCCACAAGGCCATGACGCGTGCCCGAGAGGAACAGACGAATGAAGTTGCCATGAGTGCCCGTACTGGAGCAAGTCGGGGTCGTGACAATTTTGTTACTGCCCAGGCCGAGCAAAAGGAGTATGAACCACCGAGGTGCACTCATTGTAAAAAGTGGTACCATACGGAGGAAAATTGCTTGGAAAAACTCGGGCTTACTGGTCGAGGTCGTGGTAGAGGCAGGCGCGGAGGCCGCGGTGGAGGCCGTGCTGGCAGAGGTGCTGGAAACAACCATCAGGTTGCTAACTCTGCAACAACCAGTGAAGGTGAGTCTGCCAAGAAGGAGTTCACTGCCGAAGAGATTGATCAGCTACGGACTCTTCTAAGCGCAAAGGCGGAAGGTAACGAAAAATTAACAGGTATGCATAATGTAAATTTAAGTGACTGGATGCTCGATAGTGGTGCGTCGCACCACATGACCGGATGTCAAACTGTACTTACCAGCCGGTGGCAGGGAGCACCGTCGAATGTCGGGTTGCCAGATGGTTCCATCATAGTAGCAAGAGAACACGGGAAAGTTGTGCTCAATAACATTCTCGAGCTCAAGGATGTTTTATATGTCCCAACATTAACCTGCCATCTTATTTCAATTCCTCAACTTATACGTGAAAATAATTGCTTCGTGACATTCACCTCTAATTGTTGTATAATACAGGACCAGTCTTTGAAGACGGAGATTGGATGGGGTGAGCTACGAGACGGAGTTTATTATTTGACACGAGTTGAGGAGGTAGTGGCACGAGTAAACGTCCATGAAAGCCGGGTATGGCATCGAAGATTAGGTCACCCTTCAAGccatatttttccatttttgagCAATTTAATTAAGAAACCTTTATTTTGTGATTCCGAATATGTTTGTGACCCATGTTGCCGTGCAAAACAAACTCGATCCagttttaatattaataataaacgGCATGAAGTTTTGTTTCATTTGATTCACTGTGATATATGGGGACCATACCATACCAGTAGTCTATCCGGGGCACACTATTTCTTAACCATTGTCGATGACCATAGTAGGAGTGTTTGGGTTCATTTAATGAAAGACAAAGGGGAAGTATGTGATTTGAtaaattttttttgtaaaatggtACATACCCAATTTGGAAAGCAAGTTAAGGTCGTACAAAGTGATAATGGTACCGAATTTCTTTCGGGGTCATTAAAAACTTTCTACAATGAAAATGGTATGCTTTTCCAAACCAGTGTAATTGacacccctcaacaaaatggccGGGTAGAACGGAAACATAGACACCTCTTAGAAAAGGCAAGGGCACTTCGTTTTCAAGCCAACTTGCCGATCGAATTTTGGGGAGAGTGCGTATTAACAGCGGCCCATCTCATCAACCGCACACCTACTAAAGTTTTAGATGGGCGAACACCCTATGAATTACTCCATGGTCACGCTCCTAGCTTTGATAATTTACGTGTCTTAGGTTGTCTTGCTTATGCTCACAATAAGCAAAGACCGAAAGATAAATTTAAAGAACGGGGGACTCGATGCATTTTTATTGGTTACCCGAAGACTCAAAAAGGATGGAGAATGTATGATTTAAAAACAAAACGTCAATTTGTTTCACGGGATGTTCAGTTCTACGAAAATATTTTTCCCTATTTGGATGCAACTGACAAACCGGATGTGAACCCATGTGTCACCAATGATGATATACCAGACCCCATCATGGATCTTGCGTTTGGACGTCCCAACCATGAATCCATTGTTACTCAAAATTTAGAAGTCAATGAGGCAACAGGGACCCACTTGCAAGGAGAAACAGAGGAGCCCACAATTGATAGTACTGTGACAGGAACTACCACAGGAGACGGAGAAACTCAAAATTCTGACAATCAGGGGGAGGTTCAGACAGGTGCTGAGGAACCGAGACTTGGTCGAGGAGAGCGACAGAAATTTGAGCCCGCATGGAGAAAGGATTATGTTTGCAAATCAACTCGTGTCATGTCTCCAACTAATGCTCACCCGTCTCAAACTCCGTCATCTACGAAAGGTACTCGTTATCCAATAATTAATTATGTCACAAGTAGTTGTTTTTCATTGTGTCACAGGAATTTTCTTGGAGCCATTGATGCGGTTAGAGAACCGAGAAATTATTTTGAAGCCATGAGACACGATGAATGGAAGGTAGCCATGGCAAATGAAATAGCAGCACTTGAAAGAAATGGCACTTGGCAAATCGTTGACTTACCGGAAGGCAAACGACCAATTGGGTGCAAATGGGTCTATAAAATCAAGCATAAGGCAGACGGAACCATAGAGCGGTATAAGGCCCGATTAGTAGCCCAAGGTTTCACTCAAATCGAGGGGGTGGATTATCATGAAACGTTTGCACCGGTGGCTAAGATGACAAGTGTTCGACTATTATTGGGCGTAGCAGTGGCTAAGAAGTGGAATATCGCTCAATTAGACGTCAATAACGCATTTCTTCACGGGGATTTAAGTGAAGAAGTGTATATGCGACTACCACAAGGATTCAACGCAACCGGAAAAGGTAAAGTTTGTCGCCTTTTAAAATCTTTATATGGACTAAAACAAGCCTCGAGGAATTGGTTTGCAAAATTGACGGATGCATTGAAAGAGTACGGTTTTACGCAATCATTGGCGGACTATTCTTTATTTACTATGAAAACAACCGGGTATTTCCTTGGACTATTAGTCTATGTTGATGATATGATTATTGTGAGTGATAATGCCAAGGCCAGTAACGATTTGAAAGGGTTCCTTGACAGCAAATTCGGGATCAAGGATCTCGGTCGGTTAAAATATTTTCTGGGAATTGAAGTGGCACATGGAGCGACAGGCTTATTTCTTTGTCAGCGTAAGTACGCAATGGAGATAATTAAAGAGGCAAAGATGGAAGGTGCGAAACCAATCAACACTCCCATTGTGCAGAATCATGAACTAGCACTCGCTTCAGGTCATTTCCTAAAGGACCCAATCATGTATAGGAGATTAGTGGGACGATTAGTGTACCTCACCATTACCCGACCAGATTTATTGTATGCAGTGCACACCCTTTCACAATTCGTTCAGGCACCACGGAAAGAGCACTGGGATGCTGCTCTCAGAGTAGTCCGGTATTTAAAAGGCAATCCGGGGAAAGGAATAGTAATGAGCAAGGAAACGGATTTTCAGCTAATTGGCTATTCAGACTCAGACTATGCCCGCTGTCCTTTGACGAGACGATCACTCACCGGGTATTTTGTTTCATTGGGGCAGACACCGATTTCTTGGAAGGTTAAAAA from Silene latifolia isolate original U9 population chromosome 2, ASM4854445v1, whole genome shotgun sequence encodes the following:
- the LOC141639089 gene encoding PR5-like receptor kinase; protein product: MATFAQAFSLLSLILQIHLFSAGNAKTLTIINNCSYTVWPAIATSSGTGSANVFGFALHEGESSVVAISTEWNGRVWGRTLCSINKSTGHFSCQTGVCTTGNIQCTSSYITPVTLAEFSLGQFNNEDFYDVSVLAGYNLPLLVAPSVASLPGCKVIGYVFDLQKSCQLAKLRVISVSVVGKVTKTRRCDSSL
- the LOC141639097 gene encoding uncharacterized protein LOC141639097 gives rise to the protein MTKIGDSGFDGGKGKGSGTETMTIPLSSPLFLYPSDSPSLKLTQTIFNGDNYDLCADAVKNGLDAKNKLGFIDGTVKKPEGSEEDNYEVVAWRQCNAMIKAWLRNVIDEKLHPSIAFSGTIVEIWKELKERYAAGNAPRVHQLKADLIECRQGNRSVVDYYTNLKSIWDELATYSRVPVCTCGARAEFLKEKEEEKVHQFIMGLNTALYDNLRSNLLMDDDLTSLNRVYAIVLREERHKAMTRAREEQTNEVAMSARTGASRGRDNFVTAQAEQKEYEPPRCTHCKKWYHTEENCLEKLGLTGRGRGRGRRGGRGGGRAGRGAGNNHQVANSATTSEGESAKKEFTAEEIDQLRTLLSAKAEGNEKLTGMHNVNLSDWMLDSGASHHMTGCQTVLTSRWQGAPSNVGLPDGSIIVAREHGKVVLNNILELKDVLYVPTLTCHLISIPQLIRENNCFVTFTSNCCIIQDQSLKTEIGWGELRDGVYYLTRVEEVVARVNVHESRFYENIFPYLDATDKPDVNPCVTNDDIPDPIMDLAFGRPNHESIVTQNLEVNEATGTHLQGETEEPTIDSTVTGTTTGDGETQNSDNQGEVQTGAEEPRLGRGERQKFEPAWRKDYVCKSTRVMSPTNAHPSQTPSSTKGTRYPIINYVTSSCFSLCHRNFLGAIDAVREPRNYFEAMRHDEWKVAMANEIAALERNGTWQIVDLPEGKRPIGCKWVYKIKHKADGTIERYKARLVAQGFTQIEGVDYHETFAPVAKMTSVRLLLGVAVAKKWNIAQLDVNNAFLHGDLSEEVYMRLPQGFNATGKGKVCRLLKSLYGLKQASRNWFAKLTDALKEYGFTQSLADYSLFTMKTTGYFLGLLVYVDDMIIVSDNAKASNDLKGFLDSKFGIKDLGRLKYFLGIEVAHGATGLFLCQRKYAMEIIKEAKMEGAKPINTPIVQNHELALASGHFLKDPIMYRRLVGRLVYLTITRPDLLYAVHTLSQFVQAPRKEHWDAALRVVRYLKGNPGKGIVMSKETDFQLIGYSDSDYARCPLTRRSLTGYFVSLGQTPISWKVKKQPTVAKSTTEAEYRAMAAVTSELIWLKSFLHSLGVIHSHPMRVLCDNKSALRIAKNPVFHDRTKHIEIDCHFIRQHLVSKNIEASHVRSKEQIADLFTKALGGEAFDYLQRKLGIRSPNAPT